GAAAGGAATCTATAAAAAGCTCCTGTCTTTCAAGACCGGATAGACAGCAAAAAAGCAGTACAGAGACGTTCATCGATGTCTACGACACAGCACTAGACCAGACACAGAGGAATAAAATAGTTTCACGGTCAAAAGCTAAGGAATGATGACCAAAGAAGTAAACTCTCCGAAAGGCGAATGATCCTTCAAAGATAATTACAATTCACGGGCGGCCAGAACCGTCGTCGACTGAGTTTGCAGGCCTCGACTTCAGAACCAGGGGAAGCAACAGCCCTGCAAAATGCACGAGGACGGCATTGAGTACAGCGTAAATAATGGAGCGAAAATTCACGAGAAGAGTCACTTAAAAACGTGATGTTTCCTCTGTTGGGGGGTTTGGCGCAGTCACGCCGATCAGGTATAATCAGTTAGTCGATTATATAACTCGATGAGAGCATGACCACCGCTGGCCATCACCATTATCGACATCGTTCTCGTGCTGCAGTCACCACTGACAGGCAGCTGCTGATGCCAACATTTGAATCCGCGGCCTAATGTCAGCATCTCAGAGACTCCTAAAAGTACTAAATGAATCTCGCACCGGTTCTAGTTGCCGGAGACAAAAGTATTTGTGGTATTGCTTTTGGGATTGAAGTACTTGCCCAGGATTCATGAGTGGGATCGTGCTCCAGAGAAAACCTCGGTCATGAAGTTCGCAAATTAACATGAAATATAAAGTCGAGCCAGGCTCGAGAGTATACCTTGGGATTGTCCCTTGGATTTGGCTTCCTGTTGCCGGTGTATGGCGATGCGCGGACATTGGGACCAGGCGACATTGCTGCACCAGGGCCTCtctgcttctcttcctttattcTGTTGAAAACATCAGTGTAGCCATCACCAGATGCAGGGTCATTCACATTCCAATCACCGAATCGTGGAACTGCAGCACCTCTGCTAGACTGTTCATCGGACAGAACCCAACGTCAAGAGGCCAATATCAATAGAAAGTAGAAACTCAACATCGCTGTGATGATCACAGCTTGAAGATCAAACTGCAGATTCAAATACGATGATGAGAGGAAAATCTGTAAGAATCAGAAAAAGGAGTTGGGTTCAGCTTTGGATCTTACGCTATCGTCTGCTCTCATTTGGGATCTTCCCTGGGCCCCAGGGCTGCTCCCATAAGCAGCTCGGCCTGGAGATTTCGTTTGGTGATGATGAGGTGACCGTTCGAAACTGTGATCATAACCAGGATTGCCAGCCTGCCTCTTGTAAGGCTCACCATAGGCGGCCCCATGGAACGAGTATTGGTGTCTCGAGTCATTGGTCCGAGATGCTGCATTGTCTTTACCTGCCGAGGGGTTGACAGACCGTCTTGGGTCGCTGTCGTCTGCCCTCGCCCTCCTCTCCTGCAACTTCCTAGAAGGTTCAGGTCCTCTCGGCTCCTCAGTGGAAAACCTAGGTTtacggggaggaggaggagcaaacTTGGACTCAGGTGCACCTTTGGGATGTAAGTTGGGGTTCTCTTGCGGGTCATTCGGGTTCCCCACTTTCACGCCACCGTTGCCTCGTTGCTCGCGTGCTTTTTCGAAATAGACAGTATAAGCAACGTCATCACCAGCGTTCCATTTGCCAAATTGGGGTACGCGCGAACGTTGCTGCCACGATCAGAATAGCCATTTTCAGGACGAAGAATATGCCTAACAGGAATTAAAACGAATAGACCAATCCTGCACTAACTAGAACTCTCTCCAACCAGCGCTCCGCACAAGAAAGCACAGAAAAGAACATCGCAATACATAAATCGATTTTAGCAAGCATTGGCACCTTCCAATTAAGAACAAATTAAGAGCTGATGATTTAATCTACATCCAATCCTTCACTGCCTATTTAAGCGGGTTTTTAAGCAAATGCAGAGGAAACAATTGGAAAAGCCAGGACATAACCGGATAGGGATTCGACAAACTAGGACAGTTAACTAAAGCAGATGTCGCTTTGTTCTGCAGGAGGTGATTGTACAGAAATGAATACACCGTTAAGCGGTGTTGCTCTGGGAAAGCTTTGGTGGATGACCCCAATATTAGCTGCAATCGGACTTGTTACGCAGGAAGCATGTGTCGAGCAACGCCGTACATAACTTGAGCTGTATAGAGCTATTGGAGGATGCTGTCCTTAGAAAACGAATCCATGGAAAACTAATGGGCGTCATCAAGCTAGGAAATCCGGGTAGGAAATCTAAAGCTCAGTGAGCCTCTGAATTCCAAACCAATCGATCGAATTTCAGCTCTTTTGTACTCAGAAAACCAGAATCGATCCTAGCAAAACATTCGGTCAAGAAACGATTTTCTACCAATATCTTTTAAAATCttgcctttttttccccttcttgcTTGTTTGATTACCAAAACTTAGCTAAAGGTTGCTTCTTCGCATCTCATGAGCTCAATTCACAATGGTCAACCAGCATCTAAATATAAGCTGATGCAGAACCAACGACAAAACAGAAACAGAAGGACGAACGGATGCAACAGAAAACCTCGGTATTGGACAACAATAACATAAGGCGACGATAACTAGAACTAATGATTCGCAGAAATGCACGAGCTACAAGAGTCGTTTTAGGCCATCGTGACCGGAACACGTATAATTACGCCGAAGCCGAGACTCGGACGTCGAGACAAAAGCGATACTCACAGCCATTTCTCCTCCGCCCTTCTCCCACCTGCTTCAAGCGAAATGCAAAGAAAATGCTCGGAGCCAAATCGCGAGACGAAACCGGGAGCTGAGCAGGCTCGAAAAGGAATCTCCTCCGGCCAACTTCCTCTGACGACACAACAACCGGAAATATGGGGAAGCGGGATGGAAGGTTGGCTTCTGGTGGCAGGAGAAGTGGGGGGAGGGAGAAGGGCTTTATATATAGACCGTTGACCCTGGGGGGTGGCCAGGTCCAAGTTTGACTATTCTTTATCTCCCCCCAGCCCACCACGGCTTCTTGAACGAGTCCCGCCCCCGTTTCTTCCCAAGCCCTCAACGGCAACCGCATCAACGGCGTCGCTGGTAAACCGCGTGGCCAACGCCCGCCTCGCTTTCGAGAGAAAAACGCTACCGCCAGTGCGGTTTCTGCTGTTTCTGGAGATGGTCAGCTCGCTTGACAATTTGGCCCCAGCACGCAAGCCTTATCCGGAAGGAGAAAAAACCCGGTTCCTCGGATTATGACGGCGTCAGAAAGATTCGACGGAAGCCAGCTGTCCCCTGTCGGGATCGGTTCAAACGTCAAAGGCTTGACGGTCCGGGGGAGGGGATTCTCCGCGGTTAATTTGACGGGGTCGCCGTGAGCTCGCGTGTCCCGGACTGAAAACACGCGCTCTCTCCAGCTACCTACCAAAACCCCGACCACCTtgtccttttttgttcttttgtcccTTTTGTCCTTTTGCCTTCTGCCCCGTTTTGAATTCGTCTTCCTTTTGCCGATGCTTCGAAGGGAAATTGAATTTACTTGTTCTTCGTGGTGCTTTCGCCATCACGATCGCAATTTTTGAAGTGAAATTTAAGGtccatttgttttgtaaaaaatgaGTGATTCGAAAATCGttatcctaaaaataattgaatatgtCCCtagaaaaaatcaattaacaGGAAATATCTTTGTTATCAATAACAAATTATGGTTAAGTATTTTCATGAATGACTAAAACATTTTTCGTCCATTCGTTCTTATAAAAAATCacagcaatcatttttttaaaaagacaatttctaaaaaacttatttttcacgaaacaaatgtactcataataaaatagatatacATGAAATTTCTTGAGTATTTGTATTAGATCGTGTTGTGGATGTTCTGCATGTTGATTTCATATAAGATTAATTGGGAAGTGCCCATGTTGATGTTTTATATTTgataaacaaaattttcttttttctttttcttatttttgggtAGACAGGGAAACTTTTGggattggtcaatttttttcatttgaaagcgATTTTACATCCTACGTAAGACAACGTCTTGCATATGTAGTCATTTGAACGTGGACGGGATGATGTAGATCTCCGGAGATAAATAGAAGAGGTCATCGTGAATTAATTCTTTAATATAGGGTTTATAATATCActgaaaatctcaaacttgcATCCCTACGATATATTTGCTCCGAATCAATTTTCCCACCTCACAAAAAAATCCCATATTGATTTCCATAATTTCCATCTAGAATTTGcaccaaactaattttcatcttacaaaaaaatccaaatcaatACATCTATCCAAATCCACCCTCCATCGCATTTTGTCAAAATATCCTATTGAAAGGAGTTTCCTCCCCAAAAATTCACGTGTGAATTTGTGGCAAATATACTAGTTCCAAGTCTAATAATAATATTGAcctatgaatatatatatatagaatcaCAATGAGTTTATGAGATAAACCTTCATTTaagataaattatatatatatatagaatcaCAATGAGTTTATGAGATAAACCTTCATTTAAGATAAATTGGATAAGAACCAAATTGACGAAGGAATGCTTCACATATGTCTTGACTTTGCCAAGCCTAGTTCCTCGATCTCTTGCTTTATGCCAACTCTATTGCATATAGAGTAGATCTATTTTGTTTCTAGTATCCTTGTGAGGTGTTTGATTCCAGTCCCTAATAGCCTTGGTGAAGCAATCCACTGAAGAAGATCcttctccttcccttttttcgGAAGAAAAGGAGGATCTGGACAAAATCAATGAAAGGGAAGAGATCCGAGTGAacggaaaggaaaaaaaacaagggATGAATTTAACTTGCAAGAGACATTCTATAAAAATAGCCAACCATCCTTGATGCTATGTACATTGATCTTAACTTGACAAATTCATCCAATTGAACTCACACTCAAAAGAGGACcacaagctcgaggctcgatGAACAAGAAAGTATCAACATTAAGAAACTTCTTGGGGTTAGCAGTGAAAGAAAGAGTGTGGCATTCATTTCTTCATTCATATTCATAGCTGAGTCTACTAAAAGAGGGACTGGCCTCATCATGGTGATTAGAGGTCATCTCTAATTGTTCACCTGCAACAAGAACAACATTTATGCCAAAAGGACTAAGAGCTCTTATTTTGTGTCATATATGCCGGGGTTCTCTCAGCCACACTTTAAAATGTTCGATAGAAGGGGAGACCTGCAGCATCATCTAGCGTATTTCCTGGTGTTGACTTTAATACTCTTTCATCCGCTGGTACAGAATCCATTGCTATCGGACTTGGCAAGTAGGCCCCGAAGGAACAAGTCGTAGACCttacattcttctttcttttagtcTCCTAAAAAAGAAAGCCAGTCACTTTAATTTGAAATGACTTTAATTCCAAATAAATCAAATCTCCCTAAGTAGGATTTGAACCTACGATCAGTCAATTAATGACCAACCGTTCTACCATTGAGCAAATGAGGAATGTGCACCGGCTGTCATGGGGCCGAGGTTGAAGAGGAAGACTGGTCGACGGAGCTGAGAAACGACGTGACATGCACTCGGACTCGTTACTCATTAATAAGACTCCTGACTCGTCGTCCTCTTCGCTTTCAAAGAAAGTCAACGCGGCGTTCGTGCGAGCTGCCAAATCAGTCGCCCTCGCTGAAAACTGGTACAACGTCTTTTGCTCctgccttcttctccttcgtcttcgtcttcgtcttcgtcctcttcctctgttcttcacttgcaaattttgatcttttcttttcctcttttctgtttcgttttttttgttggtaaattaCGATGGAGGGAATTTAACGAGCCGTGCCTTACGGCAATCGCCAGATGACGaagagcttcttcttctttccgaGATGGTGGTGGCTCTGGCGCTGTTAGGTTATGATTTATGGCTATAATTTAGGGCTTGGAGATGATGATTAGAGCGATGCGAGATGTATAATCTAATCAATTGCATGTGGAGATTTGTAAACTAAAGTGATGTGCGATGATGCAGGTGGATACTTTAAAAGGAGGGTGGGTTCAATGCATAAGAGTCAAGGGAGCCGTGTACCTACTTATAACTACTTGCAAAGCTCTATTTTACATTAAATTCACTTAAAGTCGACTTCTagaatttagaattttaatgACGCAGATGCATTTGGTGTTGAATAGCGGGCAAACTCTTAACGAGCATTGGCAATTCAAATGTGAAAAGCACCTTCGATAGGTTTTACAAATTAGAATAGAGATATGCTAGTGTAGAAACATGCGCGTGACTTGGGAGTGGGTTACGTATGGAGAGAAATGAATCGATCATTAAAAAGAATCGAGTGGTTTTTTAATCAATGTGCATTAGTTAGTGACTAAAAACACAAGAACTGGATGGTTATTTGACGAACAGAGAGTGATGAAGAGTTTTAGCTTTTAATAAAGGGTAATCATGGACAATTAAAAATGAGACAATTTGGAGCTTTGGTTTATCAATATTGACTAATTCGCGAGATACAGGTTATGCGTAAGCATGATCGCGGGGGCAGGTTACGTATGCAGAGAGATGAATCGATTTTTAGGAGTTTAATAATGATTCGATTATTTAAATAAGTGTTGGTtaattactattattattatttatttatttttgtcctaGTGTTGGTTAGTTTTAAACATGTGCGAATTTGAGGGTTCCTtggtaattttaatttttgaagaaaGTTAATTATGAAAAGCTAGAAGCAAgatgatttgggatttttgctTAATGATGCAAATAATGGTtccgtttggttcggcatttgtaatgggctttgggactctaaagtcccttagTCAAATGCAAACGCATTTGTTTCGTGTTTTTGCTCAACTTTGAGAAAATACAATTACATCTCCAAACTACTTTAAAAACCTTTAGTCCAAAACAGGTCTCGAGATATTTTGGAAAtttgcattttcggaatgcaagtGTTGGCCTTAGTTATTGATTATCTTCTTCGAAAACTATCTCACAGAAAGCCAATTGGAGGCCAACGATCGCTAGCCAAGAGGTCGTGCGAGCCGGTGACCGCGCCTGAGGATCACTCGACCCTGGCGGCAACTTGCTGCCAAACCTCAGGTGAGGCTTGGGTTGTGCGACCAAGGCAACTGATGGCCTAGGGGTCGCACAACCTTAGGCGAGGCCATTCGGAGGTTGGATCCGGTGATCCAACAGCCAAATCGGCCACTGGACTtcaaaaaatttttaaaataaaaattatttacaaatgtaatttttaccaaacgacaTTTTAACAAAAGTTCTTTCGTAATACACTTTAAAAAAACTCCCTCAACCtaaaattatttgcattttttcaaaaacattCCCCAAAGCCGAACTAACCAAGGCCAGCATAACTATTACACCGTCGCTTGGGTGgtaaaccctaat
This region of Eucalyptus grandis isolate ANBG69807.140 chromosome 8, ASM1654582v1, whole genome shotgun sequence genomic DNA includes:
- the LOC104456528 gene encoding RPM1-interacting protein 4, translated to MAQRSRVPQFGKWNAGDDVAYTVYFEKAREQRGNGGVKVGNPNDPQENPNLHPKGAPESKFAPPPPRKPRFSTEEPRGPEPSRKLQERRARADDSDPRRSVNPSAGKDNAASRTNDSRHQYSFHGAAYGEPYKRQAGNPGYDHSFERSPHHHQTKSPGRAAYGSSPGAQGRSQMRADDSSSRGAAVPRFGDWNVNDPASGDGYTDVFNRIKEEKQRGPGAAMSPGPNVRASPYTGNRKPNPRDNPKGCCFPWF